Proteins encoded by one window of bacterium:
- a CDS encoding GGDEF domain-containing protein — protein sequence MACKLIEDLKKTEQLPTAPGVAMRIVELNQCEEVDIDELAEVLSQDPALVAKLLKTANSSMFGLPREISSVRQAVMTLGLRSVNLLALSFSVLGVSSGGSPDAFDYRRYWTETTATALGARVLAERVNRHLCDEAFLAGLLAGFGRLILAECATDRYMPVLQKWRESTQLLTEIEKQELGVTSVQVGGELLKTWGLPEVVCDAIAIHDDPSAAPDADSKTIHLAQMLHISSICGRLLSGGHLEAGVDTLTEFGGRYFDFDGAVCSELLQEIQQQLPDAAKALDLEMNDMGTLIGIATQAAQLLVRESLALNEQVHAVTSENQALEAEKDDLTLKASTDPLTGLRNRGFFDEALEEEALRCKNSGSTLGVLVIDLDHFKAVNDTYGHQMGDEVLREVAQTIAGAVEEKDWPCRYGGEEFAVVCPDVTTTELEARGDAIRAALSKLEFTTNQGPLQVTASVGASICECGKCLESCTELFEAADQELYRAKLDGRNCTRISSIN from the coding sequence ATGGCCTGCAAGCTGATCGAAGATCTCAAGAAGACCGAGCAGCTCCCCACGGCGCCCGGTGTCGCCATGCGAATTGTCGAGCTGAACCAGTGCGAAGAAGTCGATATCGACGAACTCGCCGAAGTGCTCAGTCAGGATCCCGCTCTCGTCGCCAAGCTCTTGAAGACCGCAAATTCAAGCATGTTCGGCCTGCCGCGAGAGATCTCCAGCGTTCGACAAGCAGTGATGACCCTCGGGCTGCGCAGCGTCAATCTCCTGGCCCTCTCGTTCTCGGTCCTGGGTGTTTCGTCCGGCGGTTCGCCGGATGCCTTTGACTATCGCCGCTACTGGACGGAGACCACGGCCACCGCGCTCGGGGCCCGCGTCCTGGCGGAGCGAGTCAACAGGCATCTTTGCGACGAGGCCTTCCTGGCGGGACTGCTCGCGGGCTTTGGCCGACTGATTCTCGCGGAGTGTGCAACGGATCGGTATATGCCAGTCCTGCAGAAATGGCGGGAGTCCACTCAACTGCTCACCGAGATCGAGAAGCAGGAACTCGGCGTCACCAGCGTGCAGGTGGGGGGGGAATTGCTCAAGACCTGGGGTCTTCCCGAAGTGGTCTGCGACGCGATTGCGATCCACGACGATCCATCCGCTGCTCCGGACGCCGATTCGAAGACGATTCATCTGGCGCAGATGCTGCATATCTCATCGATCTGTGGTCGCCTGCTCTCTGGAGGACATCTCGAGGCGGGGGTCGATACCCTGACCGAGTTCGGGGGGCGCTACTTCGACTTCGACGGCGCGGTCTGCTCCGAGTTGCTACAGGAGATCCAGCAACAATTGCCCGACGCCGCGAAGGCGCTCGACCTCGAAATGAATGACATGGGCACACTGATCGGGATTGCGACACAGGCCGCCCAGCTTCTGGTTCGCGAGAGCCTGGCACTCAATGAGCAAGTCCACGCCGTGACCAGCGAGAACCAGGCCCTGGAAGCGGAGAAGGACGACCTGACGCTAAAGGCTTCTACGGATCCGCTCACCGGGTTGCGCAATCGCGGCTTTTTCGACGAAGCGTTGGAAGAAGAAGCGCTGCGCTGCAAGAACTCTGGATCGACTCTCGGGGTCCTGGTCATCGATCTGGATCACTTCAAGGCGGTCAATGACACGTACGGGCACCAGATGGGCGATGAGGTGCTGCGCGAGGTTGCGCAGACGATCGCAGGGGCGGTCGAGGAAAAGGACTGGCCATGCCGCTACGGCGGTGAGGAGTTCGCGGTCGTCTGTCCAGACGTGACGACCACCGAACTGGAGGCGCGCGGCGATGCGATCCGTGCGGCGCTCTCGAAGCTGGAGTTCACGACCAATCAAGGTCCTCTTCAGGTCACCGCTTCAGTCGGGGCCAGCATCTGTGAGTGCGGGAAGTGTCTGGAAAGCTGCACGGAGCTGTTTGAAGCTGCCGATCAGGAGCTGTATCGGGCAAAGCTGGACGGGCGCAACTGTACTCGCATCTCCTCGATCAACTAA
- the egtD gene encoding L-histidine N(alpha)-methyltransferase, whose product MNSRLGSQIRDHTPARDHTLREILEGLSAPQKRLPPKLLYDKRGSELFEQICTLEEYYPTRTELSIMHKHGAKIAQAAGHDCLLIEYGSGSGLKTRILLKELLEPVGYVPIDISISALEAPARDLATRFPTLPILPVCADYTASYSIPSTPRTAKRRLIYFPGSTIGNLEPQDALDFLRHMKLQAGENGRILIGTDLHKDARILEAAYNDASGVTAEFEMNVLEHINREFSAEFALERFEYLSFYNESLRRIEMYLVSREAQTVRVGGTEIRLEHGERILTECSHKFSPEDFAALANEAGLQVEETWTDENEFFGVSFLRASHNPS is encoded by the coding sequence ATGAACAGTCGTCTCGGCTCTCAGATCCGCGACCACACACCGGCGCGAGATCACACCCTGCGAGAAATCCTGGAGGGCCTCTCGGCGCCGCAAAAGCGCCTGCCGCCGAAGCTTCTGTACGACAAGCGCGGATCAGAGCTATTCGAGCAGATATGTACGCTCGAGGAATACTATCCGACGCGCACCGAACTGAGCATCATGCACAAGCACGGCGCGAAGATCGCGCAGGCCGCAGGCCATGACTGCCTGCTGATCGAATACGGCAGCGGCAGCGGCCTGAAGACACGCATTCTTCTGAAGGAACTGCTCGAGCCCGTCGGGTACGTACCGATTGACATCTCCATCAGCGCACTCGAAGCACCCGCGCGGGATCTGGCAACACGTTTCCCCACACTGCCTATTCTGCCGGTGTGTGCCGACTACACTGCGAGCTATTCAATCCCGAGCACACCGAGAACCGCGAAGCGACGCCTGATCTACTTCCCGGGCTCGACCATCGGCAATCTGGAGCCGCAGGATGCGCTGGACTTCCTGAGGCACATGAAACTGCAGGCTGGCGAGAACGGCAGGATCCTGATCGGAACGGATCTTCACAAGGACGCTCGGATTCTCGAAGCGGCCTATAACGACGCTTCGGGAGTCACGGCCGAGTTCGAAATGAACGTCCTGGAGCACATCAATCGCGAGTTCAGTGCGGAATTCGCTCTGGAACGCTTCGAATACCTTTCGTTCTACAACGAGTCCCTGCGACGGATCGAGATGTATCTGGTCAGTCGCGAAGCGCAGACGGTCCGCGTCGGTGGGACCGAGATCCGCCTGGAACACGGCGAGCGCATCCTCACCGAGTGCTCGCACAAGTTCTCACCAGAGGACTTCGCCGCACTGGCCAACGAAGCGGGATTGCAGGTGGAAGAAACCTGGACGGACGAGAACGAGTTCTTCGGAGTCTCTTTCCTGCGCGCTAGCCACAATCCGTCGTAA